A stretch of Camelina sativa cultivar DH55 chromosome 18, Cs, whole genome shotgun sequence DNA encodes these proteins:
- the LOC104760194 gene encoding lon protease homolog 2, peroxisomal, translating into MAETVELPSRLAILPFRNKVLLPGAIIRIRCTSHSSVTLVEQELWQKEEKGLIGILPVRDDAEGSSIGTMINPGAGSDSGERSLKFLVGTTDAKDQQEAQWHTRGVAARALHLSRGVEKPSGRVTYVVVLEGLSRFNVQELGKRGPYSVARITSLEMTKAELEQVQQDSDFVALSRQFKTTAMELVSVLEQKQKTGGRTKVLLDTVPIHKLADIFVASFEMSFEEQLSMLDSVDLKVRLSKATELVDRHLQSIRVAEKITQKVEGQLSKSQKEYLLRQQMRAIKEELGDNDDDEDDVAALERKMQAAGMPSNIWKHAQRELRRLKKMQPQQPGYNSSRVYLELLADLPWEKASEEHELDLKAAKERLDSDHYGLAKVKQRIIEYLAVRKLKPDARGPVLCFVGPPGVGKTSLASSIAAALGRKFVRLSLGGVKDEADIRGHRRTYIGSMPGRLIDGLKRVGVCNPVMLLDEIDKTGSDVRGDPASALLEVLDPEQNKSFNDHYLNVPYDLSKVVFVATANRVQPIPPPLLDRMELIELPGYTQEEKLKIAMRHLIPRVLEQHGLSSEFLKIPEAMVKNIIQRYTREAGVRSLERNLAAVARAAAVMVAEHEQTLPLSKDVQKLTSPLLNGRMAEGGEVEMEVIPMGVNDHEIEGTFQSPSAMVVDETMLEKILGPPRFDDSEAADRVASAGVSVGLVWTTFGGEVQFVEATSMVGKGEMHLTGQLGDVIKESAQLALTWVRARASDFKLALAGDMNVLDGRDIHIHFPAGAVPKDGPSAGVTLVTALVSLFSQKRVRADTAMTGEMTLRGLVLPVGGIKDKILAAHRYGIKRVILPQRNSKDLVEVPAAVLSSLEVILAKRMEDVLENAFEGGCPWRNNHSKL; encoded by the exons ATGGCGGAAACCGTGGAGCTACCGAGTAGGTTAGCGATTCTTCCTTTCAGGAACAAGGTTCTCTTGCCTGGCGCCATTATTCGAATCCGTTGTACTTCTCATAGCAG CGTCACACTGGTGGAGCAAGAGCTATGgcagaaagaagagaagggtTTAATTGGCATTTTGCCTGTTCGTGATGATGCTGAGGGTTCTTCAATTGGGACGATGATTAATCCAG GTGCTGGAAGTGATTCTGGAGAAAGGAGCTTGAAATTTCTAGTTGGTACAACAGATGCTAAAGATCAGCAGGAAGCTCAATGGCACACcag GGGAGTAGCAGCTCGGGCTCTGCATCTGTCAAGAGGGGTGGAGAAACCAAGTGGAAGAGTTACATATGTGGTTGTCCTTGAAGGTCTGAGCAGGTTTAATGTTCAAGAGCTTGGAAAAAGAGGACCATATTCAGTTGCGCGGATTACATCACTCGAGATGACAAAGGCAG AGTTGGAGCAAGTGCAACAAGACTCAGATTTTGTAGCACTGTCACGTCAGTTTAAAACCACAGCTATGGAGCTTGTCTCTGTGCTTGAGCAG aaacaaaaaactgGTGGAAGGACAAAAGTTCTTTTGGATACAGTTCCTATCCATAAACTAGCAGACATATTTGTTGCTAGCTTTGAGATGAGTTTTGAAGAGCAACTATCTATGCTGGATTCAGTTGACCTGAAAGTAAGACTTTCAAAGGCTACTGAACTAGTTGATCGGCATTTGCAG TCAATTCGCGTGGCAGAGAAAATTACTCAGAAGGTGGAAGGCCAGTTGTCAAAGTCACAGAAGGAGTATCTCTTGCGCCAGcag ATGAGAGCTATTAAAGAGGAGCTTGGcgacaatgatgatgatgaagatgatgtagCTGCACTTGAAAGAAAGATGCAAGCTGCCGGAATGCCATCAAACATATGGAAGCATGCTCAAAGGGAATTGAG GCGACTAAAAAAGATGCAACCTCAGCAACCCGGTTATAACAGTTCACGAGTTTACCTGGAGCTGTTGGCTGATCTTCCTTGGGAGAAGGCAAGCGAAGAACATGAGTTGGATCTAAAAGCTGCAAAAGAACGTCTTGACAGTGATCACTATGGTTTAGCCAAGGTCAAGCAACGGATCATTGAATATCTGGCTGTTCGAaag CTAAAACCAGATGCAAGAGGCCCAGTTCTGTGCTTCGTTGGTCCACCAGGTGTGGGCAAGACATCTTTGGCATCATCTATTGCAGCTGCATTAGGTAGAAAATTTGTTCGCTTATCTTTGGGTGGTGTGAAAGATGAAGCTGACATTAGAGGACACAGAAGGACTTATATAGGAAGCATGCCAGGGCGCCTTATTGATGGGTTAAAG AGGGTTGGTGTTTGCAATCCAGTGATGCTGTTGGATGAGATTGACAAAACAGGCTCGGATGTTAGGGGTGATCCAGCTTCAGCACTGCTGGAGGTTTTGGATCCAGAGCAGAACAAATCTTTTAATGATCA CTATCTGAATGTCCCATATGACTTATCAAAGGTGGTTTTTGTTGCCACTGCAAATAGGGTTCAACCTATTCCACCGCCTCTTCTAGATAGGATGGAGCTAATTGAGTTGCCAGGTTATACGCAAGAGGAAAAGCTTAAGATAGCTATGCGCCATCTGATTCCTCGAGTTCTAGAGCAACATGGGCTTAGTTCCGAGTTCCTCAAGATTCCTGAG GCTATGGTAAAGAATATAATTCAGAGGTACACAAGGGAAGCCGGTGTTCGTAGTCTAGAGAGAAACTTGGCTGCTGTGGCTCGTGCAGCTGCTGTGATGGTTGCAGAGCATGAACAAACTCTTCCATTGAGTAAAGATGTGCAGAAACTTACCTCTCCTCTGCTTAATGGTAGAATGGCGGAGGGAGGCGAAGTGGAAATGGAAGTTATTCCAATGGGTGTAAATGATCATGAGATTGAAGGTACCTTCCAGAGTCCCTCAGCTATGGTGGTGGATGAGACTATGCTTGAGAAAATTCTAGGG CCTCCAAGGTTTGATGACAGTGAAGCTGCTGATCGAGTGGCTTCAGCTGGCGTTTCTGTGGGTCTTGTTTGGACTACCTTTGGTGGAGAGGTCCAGTTCGTGGAGGCTACATCTATGGTAGGCAAGGGCGAAATGCATTTAACGGGTCAACTTGGAGATGTTATCAAAGAATCTGCTCAATTAGCTCTTACATGG GTAAGAGCCCGTGCATCGGATTTCAAGCTGGCACTTGCAGGGGATATGAATGTTCTTGATGGTCGAGACATCCACATTCACTTTCCTGCTGGTGCAGTGCCAAAAGATGGACCTTCAGCTGGAGTGACTTTGGTGACTGCTCTGGTTTCGTTGTTCAGTCAGAAACGAGTAAGAGCAGACACAGCCATGACTGGAGAGATGACACTTAGGGGTCTCGTCCTGCCTGTTGGTGGCATCAAAGATAAG ATATTGGCTGCTCACCGTTATGGTATTAAGAGAGTGATTCTACCGCAGAGGAACTCAAAAGACTTAGTTGAAGTGCCCGCCGCTGTACTTTCCAGTCTGGAG GTGATATTGGCAAAGAGAATGGAGGACGTACTGGAAAATGCATTCGAAGGAGGTTGTCCATGGCGGAACAACCACTCTAAATTATGA
- the LOC104760195 gene encoding ATP synthase subunit delta', mitochondrial, whose translation MFKQASRLLSRSIAAASSKSVTTRAFSSEVPSTIDSTFVESWKKVAPNMDPPQTPSAFMKPRPSTPSSIPTKLTVNFVLPYASELSGKEVDMVIIPATTGQMGVLPGHVPTIAELKPGIMSVHEGADVKKYFLSSGFALLHANSVADIIAIEAVPLEHIDPSQVQKGLAEFQQKLTSATTDLEKAEAQIGVEVHSAINAALSG comes from the exons ATGTTCAAACAAGCTTCTCGCCTCCTCTCCCGATCTATCGCCGCCGCATCTTCCAAATCGGTGACGACTCGTGCCTTTTCATCGGAAGTTCCATCGACAATCGATTCGACTTTTGTCGAGTCATGGAAGAAAGTCGCACCGAACATGGACCCGCCCCAGACTCCTTCCGCCTTCATGAAACCTCGTCCTTCGACTCCTTCCTCTATCCCGACGAAGCTCACCGTCAATTTTGTCCTCCCTTACGCATCTGAGCTTAGCGGCAAAGAG GTCGACATGGTCATCATTCCTGCAACAACAGGACAAATGGGTGTCTTGCCTGGACACGTTCCAACAATTGCAGAGCTAAAACCTGGTATCATGTCCGTCCATGAAGGCGCTGACGTGAAGAAATACTTCCTGAGCAGTGGTTTTGCATTACTCCACGCAAATTCCGTCGCTGACATTATCGCGATTGAAGCTGTGCCACTTGAACACATTGACCCTAGCCAAGTCCAAAAGGGTTTAGCTGAGTTCCAACAAAAACTTACTTCTGCTACAACAGATCTTGAGAAAGCAGAGGCACAGATTGGTGTTGAGGTTCACAGTGCCATCAACGCAGCTCTCTCGGGCTAA
- the LOC104763028 gene encoding uncharacterized protein LOC104763028 — translation ISFRSDDESPRNSAACPSKSLIELQQNLIQPGHGLSRKRINGGINGGLINEISLDSLQYRRDLLFPFSLLLNNTRPVGRQDTLLRLISILLLADLSITLLALLQFYWLALAAFLAILLILPLSLLCPFPAGLNALLSKEMRRASLTRIYGLWNATSLTNVIVAFICGVIHSGFFSDELPNIWNAIRDDDKWWVLPTILLLLKSTQARFLDWHVANLEVPDFSLLCPDPDTFWAYESGA, via the exons ATTTCATTCAGAAGTGACGACGAGTCCCCTCG GAACAGCGCTGCATGTCCCAGCAAATCTCTTATCGAGTTGCAACAAAACTTGATCCAACCAGGACATGGCTTATCTCGAAAGAGAATCAATGGTGGGATCAATGGAGGCCTCATCAATGAGATTTCACTAGATTCTCTGCAGTACAGAAGGGATTTactttttccattttctctCTTATTGAACAATACTCGACCCGTTGGGCGTCAG GATACTCTTCTCCGTTTGATCTCCATCCTTCTCCTTGCTGATCTTTCAATTACGCTACTTGCATTACTTCAGTTCTATTGGCTTGCCCTTGCAGCCTTTCTTGCTATCCTCCTgattctccctctctctctgctttgcCCATTCCCTGCGGGTCTTAACGCGTTACTTAGTAAAGAAATGAGAAGAGCCTCACTTACTCGTATCTACGGCCTTTGGAACGCTACATCTCTAACAAACGTC ATTGTGGCTTTCATTTGCGGTGTCATTCATTCCGGGTTTTTCTCTGACGAGCTACCAAACATCTGGAACGCCATAAG GGATGATGATAAGTGGTGGGTGTTACCAACAATCCTCTTGTTACTCAAGTCAACACAAGCTCGGTTCCTTGATTGGCATGTCGCAAATCTCGAAGTACCGGACTTTTCACTTCTTTGTCCTGATCCAGATACCTTCTGGGCATATGAATCAGGTGCTTGA
- the LOC104763029 gene encoding uncharacterized protein LOC104763029, giving the protein MLGFVFLFFFLVSTPCFSLSQYVVDTEFESPLRLFSDVDSGNSSAPSNVTCQDLDGVGSLNTTCTVNSNLRFDSDLYVYGTGNLNILAHVLVDCPIYGCMITFNVSGNIHVGQSARIVAGSVVFSAVNLTMDTNSSIYTTALAGPPPSQTSGTPYGTDGAGGGHGGRGASCLKSNKTTYWGGDVYAWSSLHEPWSYGSEGGVKSTTEFGGKGGGRVKLLLNDTIHMNGSVSADGGDGGQEGGGGSGGSIFIHSVKLKGYGKLSASGGRGWGGGGGGRISLDCYSIQEDIKVLVHGGASIGCPKNAGAAGTYFNAELVSLRVGNENMTTETETPLLDFPTRPLWSNIYVDNNAKVLVPLLWTRMQVRGQISLYRGSSIVFGLSKYPISEFELVAEELLMSNSVIKVFGALRLVTKMLLMLNSVIKIDGEGNPAVPSSVLEVRNLAVLTENSVITSNANLGVYGQGMLTLTGPGDAIKGQRLSLSQFYNITVGPGSVLQAPLDDYESKNAVTRTLCESKTCPIDLISPPDDCHVNYTLSFSLQICRVEDILVSGLVKGSIIQIHRARTVVVTDDGLITASEFGCSGGLGKGLSSNGAGSGAGHGGRGGSGIFNGKVCNGGHTYGDPDFPCELGSGAESPDKSYGDVTGGGMIVIGSIQFPLFILNLSGSLSSDGQSLGKPIVNVGGGGGGGGRLHFHWDMLHTGDEYSPVATVKGSISSRGGAGDNGGRFGEEGTMTGKKCPKGLYGTFCLECPIGTYKNVEGSEKRLCTPCPPEHLPSRAKFVYVRGGVSEPVCPYKCVSDKYRLPNCYTPLEELVYAFGGPLPFALLLSCVVVVLGLLLSTLSIKLLRLSFYGANSIEHQSAHCLPHLLSLSEVRGAKSEDTQTHAYRMYFMGPNTFREPWHLPYSPPDAIIEIVYEDAFNRFIDEINSTAAYDWWEGSVHSILSVLANPCAWSWKQWRRRRKIHRLQEYVKSQYDHSCLRSCRSRALYKGMKVGATPDLMVAYIDFFLGGDEKRVDMVSIIQKRFPMCILFGGDGSYMSPYSLHSDTLLTNLLGQHIPPSVWHRFVAGLNAQLRTVRHGSIRSALLPVIRWINSHGNPQLEFHGVRIELGWFQATASGYYQLGILVFVGDFPLNNVNQSISFRSDDESPRNSAACPSKSLIELQQNLIQPGHGLSRKRINGGINGGLINEISLDSLQYRRDLLFPFSLLLNNTRPVGRQDTLLRLISILLLADLSITLLALLQFYWLALAAFLAILLILPLSLLCPFPAGLNALLSKEMRRASLTRIYGLWNATSLTNVIVAFICGVIHSGFFSDELPNIWNAIRDDDKWWVLPTILLLLKSTQARFLDWHVANLEVPDFSLLCPDPDTFWAYESGA; this is encoded by the exons ATGCTTGGATTcgtgttcttgtttttctttttggtgtccACGCCATGTTTCAGCTTATCACAGTATGTGGTGGACACTGAATTTGAGAGCCCTTTGAGATTGTTTTCAGATGTAGATTCTGGGAATTCTAGTGCTCCCAGTAACGTGACTTGTCAGGACCTGGATGGTGTTGGCTCGTTGAATACCACTTGTACAGTGAACTCGAATTTGCGTTTCGATTCTGATCTTTATGTATATGGAACGGGCAATCTGAACATACTTGCCCATGTCTTAGTTGATTGCCCCATTTATGGATGTATGATCACCTTCAATGTTTCTGGAAATATTCATGTGGGTCAATCAGCAAGAATCGTTGCCGGTTCTGTGGTTTTCTCTGCTGTCAATTTAACAATGGATACCAATTCTTCTATCTACACGACAGCATTGGCTGGACCACCACCTTCTCAGACTAGTGGAACACCATATGGTACTGATGGTGCGGGTGGAGGCCATGGTGGGAGAGGTGCTTCGTGTCTCAAGAGCAATAAAACAACCTATTGGGGTGGTGACGTTTATGCTTGGTCGTCTTTGCATGAACCGTGGAGCTATGGGAGCGAGGGAGGTGTTAAGTCCACTACGGAATTCGGAGGCAAAGGTGGAGGTCGTGTCAAACTCCTATTGAATGACACAATACATATGAATGGATCTGTTTCAGCagatggtggtgatggtggaCAGGAAGGGGGTGGAGGATCTGGAGGAAGTATCTTTATTCATTCAGTAAAGCT GAAGGGTTACGGTAAATTATCTGCATCGGGTGGGAGGGGATGGggtggaggtggtggaggaAGGATCTCCCTTGACTGTTACAGCATACAAGAAGATATCAAAGTTCTTGTGCATG GTGGCGCAAGTATTGGGTGCCCCAAAAATGCTGGAGCTGCTGGAACATATTTCAATGCAGAATTAGTTAGTTTAAGGGTTGGAAACGAAAACATGACTACAGAGACAGAAACTCCGTTGCTCGATTTTCCTACAAGACCTCTGTGGTCAAACATCTATGTAGATAATAATGCAAAAGTTTTGGTCCCGCTGCTATGGACAAGAATGCAG GTCAGAGGCCAAATCAGTCTTTATAGGGGAAGCAGCATTGTCTTTGGGTTATCAAAGTATCCAATTTCAGAATTTGAGCTTGTTGCAGAAGAGCTTTTAATGAGTAACTCCGTAATAAAG GTTTTTGGTGCATTACGACTTGTTACGAAGATGCTGCTCATGTTGAATTCTGTGATTAAAATTGATGGTGAAGGAAACCCTGCGGTGCCTTCCTCCGTCCTAGAAGTTCGCAACCTTGCAGTTCTAACG gAAAATTCCGTCATTACTTCTAATGCGAACTTGGGTGTATATGGTCAAGGAATGTTGACGCTCACTGGTCCTGGGGATGCAATTAAAGGCCAGAGGCTTTCCTTATCTCAGTTTTACAACATAACT GTTGGACCAGGTTCAGTACTTCAAGCACCACTTGATGATTACGAAAGCAAAAACGC GGTTACTCGGACCCTTTGTGAGAGCAAGACATGCCCAATAGACTTGATTAGTCCACCGGATGATTGCCATGTCAATTACACACTATCGTTTTCCCTTCAG ATATGTCGAGTCGAGGACATTCTTGTGAGTGGTCTTGTGAAAGGAAGCATAATTCAAATCCACAGGGCGAGAACGGTTGTAGTTACTGATGATGGCTTGATCACTGCATCTGAATTTG GTTGTAGTGGTGGCTTGGGAAAGGGGCTTTCTTCAAATGGGGCTGGTAGTGGTGCTGGGCATGGAGGAAGAGGGGGATCAGGCATTTTCAATGGGAAAGTATGCAACGGAGGTCATACTTACGGCGATCCTGATTTTCCCTGTGAGTTGGGGAGCGGAGCAGAAAGTCCAGATAAATCGTATGGGGATGTGACTGGTGGAGGGATGATAG TTATTGGCTCCATCCAGTTTCCTCTTTTCATACTTAATCTGAGTGGATCTCTGAGCTCTGATGGCCAAAGCCTTGGGAAGCCAATAGTGAATG TTGGGGGTGGTGGGGGTGGAGGGGGGAGACTTCATTTTCACTGGGATATGTTACACACTGGGGACGAGTATTCTCCTGTTGCAACTGTCAAGGGGTCCATTAGCAGTAG AGGAGGTGCAGGGGACAATGGAGGTCGTTTCGGGGAAGAGGGAACAATGACTGGGAAGAAGTGTCCAAAGGGATTATATGGTACATTTTGCTTG GAATGCCCTATTGGCACTTACAAGAATGTTGAAGGCTCTGAAAAACGTCTGTGTACACCCTGCCCACCTGAGCATCTTCCAAGTCGTGCAAAATTTGTATATGTACGAG GAGGAGTTAGCGAACCCGTTTGCCCCTATAAATGTGTATCTGACAAATACAGATTGCCAAACTGCTATACACCTCTGGAAGAGCTTGTCTATGCATTTGGAGGGCCATTGCCCTTTGCTCTTCTTCTATCTTGTGTAGTGGTAGTTTTGGGTCTGTTGCTAAGCACATTAAGTATCAAATTGCTCAGATTGAGTTTCTATGGTGCCAATTCCATCGAACACCAGAGTGCTCATTGTTTACCCCATCTTCTGTCACTCTCTGAG GTTCGAGGCGCAAAGTCTGAGGATACGCAAACCCATGCCTACCGTATGTACTTCATGGGTCCAAACACTTTCAGGGAACCTTGGCATCTGCCCTACTCTCCTCCTGATGCAATCATAGAGATAGT GTATGAAGATGCTTTTAACAGATTTATTGATGAGATCAACTCTACCGCAGCGTATGATTGGTGGGAAGGCTCTGTCCACAGCATTCTATCAGTTCTTGCAAATCCTTGCGCCTGGTCATGGAAACAATGGCGTCGCAGGAGAAAAATTCACCGCCTTCAAGAATATGTCAAATCTCAATATGACCACTCTTGCCTCCGCTCATGCAGATCTAGAGCTCTCTATAAAGGGATGAAG GTTGGAGCCACTCCAGATCTGATGGTTGCGTACATAGATTTCTTTCTTGGCGGTGATGAGAAGCGTGTAGATATGGTCTCTATTATACAGAAAAGATTCCCAATGTGCATCCTTTTTGGTGGAGATGGAAGTTATATGTCACCTTATAGTCTCCATAGTGATACACTGTTAACAAATCTTCTTGGCCAG CACATCCCACCAAGTGTTTGGCACCGGTTTGTTGCCGGTTTAAATGCCCAACTTAGGACTGTGAGGCACGGATCTATTCGTTCAGCATTACTTCCTGTCATTAGGTGGATAAATAGCCATGGAAATCCTCAACTCGAATTCCATGGAGTAAGAATTGAACTTGGATGGTTTCAAGCTACAGCTTCAGGATACTACCAACTCGGTATATTGGTTTTTGTTGGCGATTTTCCTCTGAACAACGTAAATCAATCAATTTCATTCAGAAGTGACGACGAGTCCCCTCG GAACAGCGCTGCATGTCCCAGCAAATCTCTTATCGAGTTGCAACAAAACTTGATCCAACCAGGACATGGCTTATCTCGAAAGAGAATCAATGGTGGGATCAATGGAGGCCTCATCAATGAGATTTCACTAGATTCTCTGCAGTACAGAAGGGATTTactttttccattttctctCTTATTGAACAATACTCGACCCGTTGGGCGTCAG GATACTCTTCTCCGTTTGATCTCCATCCTTCTCCTTGCTGATCTTTCAATTACGCTACTTGCATTACTTCAGTTCTATTGGCTTGCCCTTGCAGCCTTTCTTGCTATCCTCCTgattctccctctctctctgctttgcCCATTCCCTGCGGGTCTTAACGCGTTACTTAGTAAAGAAATGAGAAGAGCCTCACTTACTCGTATCTACGGCCTTTGGAACGCTACATCTCTAACAAACGTC ATTGTGGCTTTCATTTGCGGTGTCATTCATTCCGGGTTTTTCTCTGACGAGCTACCAAACATCTGGAACGCCATAAG GGATGATGATAAGTGGTGGGTGTTACCAACAATCCTCTTGTTACTCAAGTCAACACAAGCTCGGTTCCTTGATTGGCATGTCGCAAATCTCGAAGTACCGGACTTTTCACTTCTTTGTCCTGATCCAGATACCTTCTGGGCATATGAATCAGGTGCTTGA
- the LOC104760196 gene encoding uncharacterized protein LOC104760196 isoform X1, whose amino-acid sequence MLLMLNSVIKIDGEGNPAVPSSVLEVRNLAVLTENSVITSNANLGVYGQGMLTLTGPGDAIKGQRLSLSQFYNITVGPGSVLQAPLDDYESKNAYVESRTFL is encoded by the exons ATGCTGCTCATGTTGAATTCTGTGATTAAAATTGATGGTGAAGGAAACCCTGCGGTGCCTTCCTCCGTCCTAGAAGTTCGCAACCTTGCAGTTCTAACG gAAAATTCCGTCATTACTTCTAATGCGAACTTGGGTGTATATGGTCAAGGAATGTTGACGCTCACTGGTCCTGGGGATGCAATTAAAGGCCAGAGGCTTTCCTTATCTCAGTTTTACAACATAACT GTTGGACCAGGTTCAGTACTTCAAGCACCACTTGATGATTACGAAAGCAAAAACGC ATATGTCGAGTCGAGGACATTCTTGTGA
- the LOC104760196 gene encoding uncharacterized protein LOC104760196 isoform X2, whose product MLLMLNSVIKIDGEGNPAVPSSVLEVRNLAVLTENSVITSNANLGVYGQGMLTLTGPGDAIKGQRLSLSQFYNITVGPGSVLQAPLDDYESKNA is encoded by the exons ATGCTGCTCATGTTGAATTCTGTGATTAAAATTGATGGTGAAGGAAACCCTGCGGTGCCTTCCTCCGTCCTAGAAGTTCGCAACCTTGCAGTTCTAACG gAAAATTCCGTCATTACTTCTAATGCGAACTTGGGTGTATATGGTCAAGGAATGTTGACGCTCACTGGTCCTGGGGATGCAATTAAAGGCCAGAGGCTTTCCTTATCTCAGTTTTACAACATAACT GTTGGACCAGGTTCAGTACTTCAAGCACCACTTGATGATTACGAAAGCAAAAACGCGTGA